A single genomic interval of Helianthus annuus cultivar XRQ/B chromosome 13, HanXRQr2.0-SUNRISE, whole genome shotgun sequence harbors:
- the LOC110917237 gene encoding probable leucine-rich repeat receptor-like protein kinase IMK3: MGTQHDSLSHFHKHLACITNSVSLCRSSSNNREQQQQSQPTRFSFQNTLILTTFVLILCSHLVSGDEVTTTVTLSDYSALESIKQDLIDFRGVLRSWKGRNGVCTGGWVGIKCDQGRVIAIQLPWKGFGGKISSKMGNLHSLRRISLHDNLLAGSIPQSLWLLPNLRGVYLFNNRLSGSIPPSITPSLQNLDLSNNQLNGTIPNIVSNSSKIYRFNLSYNAFSGSIPSSFTLLPSLTFLALEHNNLSGPIPDTWGSGELVSFTLDHNFLTGSIPASLSKMRNLENVNLGHNHIDGVIPNEFANLSKLRILDLSNNAIKGGLPSFSSSNLSVLVLDNNRLNGPIPDAVGHLSSLTRLGLSHNNFSGEIPKSIGELKNLDSFNVSYNSLSGSVDSSLLKRFNSSSFVGNIELCGYSVSAPCPVPSIPPSPSASPIVQTPNKKHDNRKLSTKDIILIAGGALLLVLLLLCCLLLCFLIRKRAARTKSKNGKTDISMPIPAVAGADVVESGETGGKLVHFSGTFVFTADDLLCATAEIMGKSTYGTSYKATLEDGNMVAVKRLREKVTKAHKEFETEVSELGKIRHPNVLALRAYYLGPKGEKLLVFDYMPQGSLASFLHARGPESLINWPTRQNIIAGITKGLVFLHNQENIVHGNLTSSNVLLDEQKNPAIADVGLSRLMTNAANTNVIATAGTLGYRAPELAKLKNATPKTDVYSLGVIMLELLTGKSPSEATDGLDLPQWVASIVKEEWTNEVFDLELMGDPANVGGDELLSVLKLAMHCVDPSPEERPDAGQVLEKIQEIKPELAESSGGDVEVTEAAAAAAGVSSKSD; this comes from the exons ATGGGAACTCAACATGACTCTCTGAGTCATTTTcacaaacacttggcgtgcataACAAACTCTGTTTCTCTTTGCAGGAGTTCATCCAACAATagagaacaacaacaacaatcacaacCAACCCGTTTTTCCTTTCAAAATACACTTATTTTAACTACTTTTGTTCTTATCCTCTGTTCTCATCTTGTTTCAGGTGATGAGGTCACCACCACAGTCACACTCTCAGATTACTCAGCTCTTGAATCCATCAAGCAAGATCTTATCGATTTCCGAGGCGTATTGCGGTCTTGGAAGGGTAGAAACGGTGTATGTACAGGTGGCTGGGTCGGTATCAAGTGCGATCAAGGTCGAGTCATCGCTATTCAGCTTCCATGGAAGGGATTTGGCGGCAAGATTTCGTCGAAAATGGGGAATCTTCATTCGCTCAGAAGGATCAGTCTACATGACAACCTGTTAGCCGGTTCCATTCCACAGTCGTTATGGCTGTTACCGAATCTACGAGGTGTTTATCTGTTCAACAATCGCCTTTCGGGCTCCATCCCACCGTCTATTACCCCATCTTTACAGAATCTTGATCTAAGCAACAATCAGTTAAATGGAACAATTCCTAATATTGTTTCCAATTCCAGCAAGATTTATAGATTCAACCTTAGTTACAACGCCTTTTCGGGTTCTATTCCTTCCAGTTTTACCCTATTACCTTCACTCACATTCTTAGCTTTAGAACACAACAATCTTTCCGGTCCCATTCCGGACACTTGGGGTTCGGGTGAACTCGTATCTTTCACccttgatcataactttctcactGGAAGTATTCCGGCTTCATTAAGCAAGATGCGTAATCTCGAAAATGTTAATCTTGGTCATAATCACATTGATGGGGTTATACCTAATGAGTTTGCTAATCTTTCTAAGCTACGAATCTTGGATTTATCGAACAATGCTATCAAAGGGGGGTTACCCTCTTTTAGCTCTTCGAATCTTTCGGTTTTGGTATTGGATAACAACCGGTTGAATGGCCCGATTCCTGATGCTGTTGGGCATCTTTCTTCTCTCACTCGACTCGGGTTATCCCACAACAATTTCAGTGGCGAAATCCCGAAATCGATTGGTGAGTTGAAGAATCTTGATTCGTTTAATGTTTCGTATAACTCACTTTCTGGTAGTGTTGATTCTTCGCTTTTGAAGAGGTTTAATTCGAGCTCTTTTGTCGGGAATATCGAGTTATGTGGGTATAGCGTTTCGGCTCCATGCCCTGTTCCGTCCATTCCGCCTTCTCCGTCTGCTTCACCGATTGTTCAAACACCGAACAAAAAACATGATAACAGAAAACTCAGTACAAAAGATATCATTCTCATAGCAGGTGGGGCCCTGTTGCTGGTGCTGCTTCTGTTATGTTGTTTACTCCTTTGCTTCTTAATCCGAAAGAGGGCTGCAAGAACAAAGTCGAAGAATGGCAAAACCGACATTTCGATGCCAATACCAGCAGTAGCAGGGGCTGATGTTGTTGAATCAGGAGAAACAGGTGGGAAATTGGTGCATTTTTCGGGTACATTTGTGTTTACCGCTGACGATTTGTTATGCGCGACTGCTGAAATAATGGGAAAGAGTACGTATGGAACCTCATATAAGGCTACGTTAGAAGACGGTAACATGGTTGCGGTAAAACGACTAAGAGAGAAGGTGACGAAAGCGCATAAAGAATTCGAAACCGAAGTTTCTGAACTGGGAAAGATTCGGCATCCGAATGTTTTGGCCCTCCGCGCTTATTATTTGGGACCTAAAGGGGAAAAGCTTCTCGTGTTCGATTACATGCCTCAGGGCAGTCTAGCTTCTTTCCTCCATG CTCGAGGACCCGAAAGTTTGATAAACTGGCCGACGAGACAGAACATAATCGCGGGCATAACAAAAGGGCTTGTTTTCCTTCATAACCAAGAGAACATAGTGCACGGGAACCTCACTTCAAGCAACGTGTTACTCGACGAGCAGAAGAACCCCGCGATTGCTGACGTGGGCCTCTCGAGACTCATGACAAATGCAGCGAATACCAACGTGATTGCAACCGCGGGAACGTTGGGATACCGGGCTCCAGAGCTCGCAAAGCTCAAGAACGCCACCCCAAAAACCGACGTTTACAGTCTTGGTGTGATTATGCTGGAGCTTTTGACTGGGAAATCTCCCAGTGAGGCAACCGACGGTCTGGATTTGCCGCAGTGGGTGGCGTCGATCGTGAAGGAAGAATGGACTAATGAAGTGTTTGACTTGGAGTTAATGGGTGATCCGGCTAATGTTGGTGGTGATGAGCTGCTTAGTGTTCTGAAATTGGCGATGCACTGTGTGGATCCTTCGCCTGAAGAAAGGCCGGACGCTGGTCAAGTTCTTGAGAAGATTCAGGAGATTAAACCCGAGCTAGCGGAGAGCTCGGGTGGTGATGTGGAGGTTacagaggcggctgctgctgctgcAGGAGTTTCATCAAAAAGTGATTGA